The DNA window GCCAAGTCAATGGACAGGAAATACAATCGTCCACCAAAAGAGTAGCACCTTCTGTAAATCAACAAAGTGACTCCAAGCTTAAGCCTTTGGAAGAAAATGCATCAAGAAGGCATCAAAGAAGATACAGTGACAACTTTATACCTGGGAGTTCTTCGAAAGTTCAAGAGTCTCTATCGAATGGATCTAGCAGTAGACAAAACCACAGCTGTAAAATGGAGAACGACGGTGGGTCCTCAGAGCTAAGTAAGAAAAAGAGTGTTGTTACCTCAACTGTTTCATTGTCTCCAAAATCTTCTGTGAAAAAAGTATCGAGCACAACATCCAGTAATAACTCTCCCAGAAAGGCTTCTCAACTTAACAGTAGGACTAGTCTTGCACCAAGCAAGACTGGGAAAATCAGTCATGAAAATGTGACAAAGAAGACGTCGCATCATAGAGAATCAAAGACTAAAAGCAACACTACAGGTATTTCCCAGGAAAATAGTAAGGCCAAAGAATCCTCTTTGCATAGAGATGGTCCAAAACGAGGAAAGACAGCTTCATCATCCCTTTGTTCCCCATCATTTTCACCATCTTCAGGTGGTAGTAACTCAAGAAATATTGACACCACTACCCAGTCGTCCGTTTCCTCATGTTCATTGATGTCACCATCATCAAACTCAGCAAATGAGTCTGCTCACTGTGATGAAACAAGCTCTAGCACCAGTCAAAATGGAACTACAACTCAGAAGCAAGGCACAAAACCTCGGAAAGCTGGACAAGTTGGCTTAGAAAATGAAGATTGCAATCCTAAACTGCTCAAGTTCAAAAAAGGGAAGACAATTGATATCCAATCTGAGAATGACAGTCCGCGGAAACAAAAGTTGAGGCAAGTCACCATAAAAGATAAGGGCGAAAATGAAAATGGTAATCTAATAGGAAAAGGCTTGAGAAAATTCACTGCTGATGGCCATTCATATGCTGCGAAAGACGAAGTTGTGACAGTAAATCTTCGATCCAATGGTATAGAGGATTCAAAAGAAACTCCAAGTTTGTTCAACAACGTGATTGAAGTTACGGCAAGCAAGCTTGCCAAGACTAGGAGAAGCAAGGTCAAGGCTCTGGTGGGTGCTTTTGAAACTATAATCTCCCTTCAGGATCAAAAATCCTCTCCAGTAATTGGAAGATCATAACTTACATTTCTCTTTACAGAAGGAATCTGTCCGCCAGGTGGATTCCAAGCAATATTCTGTATGATAATACTTTGTTACTGTCCTTGTGACTATTACTTTAGGTAGTTGTAGGGATTGATCACTCAAATTTGATTTCTAATCGAGTTAATGAGTGCTTAGAACAGTCTAATCAGAGAAATTTGGTTGAGCTTAAGACATTCTTCGATGAGTAACTCACCCATGTAAGCTTTCAGTAGCTGAGGCACTTGTTAGCATATTAAGTCTTAACATCAAGTATTGGTTTTATTCTGCATAACAGAATAGTCCAGACTTTAAAATTCTCTGTTGAGGATGACACAGTTATCCTAATTTTTTATGCCTGTACATATTTGGTCAATAAACAACTTTAATTTCGGAGGATTACTCTGAAGCCAAGTAGAAATCAAAATGTTGTAT is part of the Solanum stenotomum isolate F172 chromosome 8, ASM1918654v1, whole genome shotgun sequence genome and encodes:
- the LOC125873017 gene encoding suppressor protein SRP40-like; its protein translation is MADGIPENLEKIEPIVNRVRRNSTGSVGFEMGGYKVLSRYLDVPRSSCHDMCKHGYEHDSPTKAKIPRPSRATLGKIPERKKVPGSTKLPSEIKSQTTCQVNGQEIQSSTKRVAPSVNQQSDSKLKPLEENASRRHQRRYSDNFIPGSSSKVQESLSNGSSSRQNHSCKMENDGGSSELSKKKSVVTSTVSLSPKSSVKKVSSTTSSNNSPRKASQLNSRTSLAPSKTGKISHENVTKKTSHHRESKTKSNTTGISQENSKAKESSLHRDGPKRGKTASSSLCSPSFSPSSGGSNSRNIDTTTQSSVSSCSLMSPSSNSANESAHCDETSSSTSQNGTTTQKQGTKPRKAGQVGLENEDCNPKLLKFKKGKTIDIQSENDSPRKQKLRQVTIKDKGENENGNLIGKGLRKFTADGHSYAAKDEVVTVNLRSNGIEDSKETPSLFNNVIEVTASKLAKTRRSKVKALVGAFETIISLQDQKSSPVIGRS